A genomic region of Miscanthus floridulus cultivar M001 chromosome 3, ASM1932011v1, whole genome shotgun sequence contains the following coding sequences:
- the LOC136545029 gene encoding uncharacterized protein — MKLVWCPDTASKAYIDGVRAIANDASADGSPELAELVAAMAGGWNAQLIVDAPDTTPPSTSSSRRPPATSLSLAAAARRTGGRYARVDVSPQESDQSGSSSSATEAAMARLEAVDLLVLDARRRDAAAVLRAARPGPRGMVVVRHGIGCVRRRAPAPPWGMAAGTRVVRAAYLPIGAGGVEVLHVGVGKGPSLPTHQHSRRPSGGRGRWIRHVNHLTGEEHVFRRQ, encoded by the coding sequence ATGAAGCTGGTGTGGTGCCCCGACACGGCCTCCAAGGCCTACATCGACGGCGTCCGTGCGATCGCCAACGACGCCTCCGCCGACGGCTCGCCCGAGCTCGCCGAACtcgtcgccgccatggccggcggctggAACGCCCAGCTCATCGTCGACGCCCCGGACACCACCCCGCCGTCGACGTCTAGcagccgccgcccgcccgccaccAGCctctcgctcgccgccgccgcgcgacgCACGGGCGGCCGCTACGCCCGCGTCGATGTCTCTCCGCAAGAGTCCGACCAGTCCGGCTCCTCGTCCTCCGCCAcagaggcggccatggcgcggctGGAGGCCGTGGACCTTCTCGTGCTGGACGCGCGACGACGGGACGCGGCGGCCGTGCTCAGGGCGGCGAGGCCGGGGCCCAGGGGCATGGTCGTGGTGCGCCACGGCATCGGATGCGTCCGGCGTCGCGCCCCCGCGCCGCCGTGGGGGATGGCGGCCGGGACCCGGGTCGTGCGCGCCGCCTACCTCCCCATCGGCGCCGGCGGCGTCGAGGTGCTGCACGTCGGGGTCGGCAAGGGCCCCAGCCTGCCGACGCACCAGCACAGCAGGAGGCCCAGCGGCGGACGTGGGCGGTGGATCCGCCACGTCAACCACCTCACCGGCGAGGAGCACGTCTTCCGGCGCCAGTAG
- the LOC136543187 gene encoding protein TOPLESS-RELATED PROTEIN 2-like: MSSLSRELVFLILQFLDEEKFKETVHKLEQESGFYFNMKHFEDLVQGGEWDEVERYLSSFTKVEDNGYSMKIFFEIRKQKYLEALDRHDRAKAVEILAKDLKVFTSFNEELFKEITQLLTLENFRQNEQLSKYGDTKSAQNIMLFGYRVHN, encoded by the exons ATGTCGTCTCTTAGCAGGGAGCTGGTTTTCCTCATCCTTCAGTTCCTCGATGAGGAGAAGTTCAAGGAGACAGTGCACAA GCTGGAGCAGGAGTCGGGCTTCTACTTCAACATGAAGCACTTCGAGGACCTCGTGCAGGGCGGTGAGTGGGACGAGGTGGAGAGGTACCTCAGCAGCTTCACCAAGGTGGAGGACAACGGCTACTCCATGAAGATATTCTTTGAGATTCGCAAGCAGAAGTACCTCGAGGCCCTTGATAG GCATGATAGGGCCAAGGCTGTGGAGATTCTCGCGAAGGATCTGAAGGTGTTCACCTCCTTCAATGAGGAGCTGTTCAAGGAGATAACACAGCTGCTGACCTTGGAGAATTTTAG GCAAAATGAGCAGCTGTCCAAGTACGGGGACACAAAGTCAGCCCAGAATATCATGCTTTTTGGTTATCGTGTGCACAACTGA